The Papio anubis isolate 15944 chromosome 2, Panubis1.0, whole genome shotgun sequence region GCTTAATTGTTCTTGAATTGTTTCCTGTGTGTATGCATCTTGTCTTTCCCACAAGACTAACTGCCTTTACGGGGAGGGGTCACATCTCAGTCACTTCTGGGGCTAGCAGGAGTGAGTAGGGGCCCAGGGTACCTGGAGTGAGATAGGGGTCAGGAAATGGCACTTGACTGGAAGTGGGAGGGGGCCTCAGGGTTTATCTCTAAGGAATGAAGTCCCAGGAGGGGAGAAGGGTGTCTGCGAGCCCTGCAGGGGCCTGGGAGAGCTGGGAGAGCTTGGGGAGGGCGGCGGGAGCAAACTCACTGTACTGCTGCAGCTTCTCCGTGTACTCCGAATCAGAGCCGTGTCGCTGCTTCCTGTAGGGTGGCAGGGTGGAGGGCAGGCCTGAGACAAGTCATCTGGCTCCCTTTGTTCAGGGGACCCTTGGGCTCACAGAAGGGGCAGAGAGGACACAGCGGATGGCCCGGGGCCTAGTCCCACAGTTGGTGGTCACAGCAATCTCTGGGTCTCTGAGCAAGGGGCTCAGTGGACTCAGTCCCTAGGGAACCTGCCTGGAGGTTCAGGGAATGGGGTGTGGAGAAAGGGCAGGATGAAGACACAGGCAGGGATGGGAGAGGGCTTCTCCAGCAACGACTGGCCCCAGGAGGGCTAAggccctgggtctgagggaggtgGTGGCAGCTCATCTCTGTGGCAGGAGGGCTCTAGGATGCTAAAAGGCAGTTCTAGTCAACCCATGAAGCAACAATGGGCCTGGGAGTACCTGAGACAGACGATAGCGATGACCACGACAGCCACCACGAAGACAAGCCCAGCTGTAGCGGAGCCCACGATGAGGGGAAGCTGCTCCTGGAGCTGCTGGGCCCCGGAGCCTGGAGATGGAAAAGGGGCTGCTGAGTGGAACGACAGACAGTGAGGGCCATGATGGCAACAGGTGCAGGGGGCTACTAACCTCTCTCACTTGTGGTCTCAAACTCGGCGGGGCGGCTGTACTGCCCATAGCCAGCTACTGTGCGGGCACGGACCTGGACCACATAGCGGGCGTCGGGCCGAAGCCCATCCAGCTGCACAGAGTTCATCTGGCTGGTCACTGTGGAGGCGATGCCCTCACTCTGCAATGCCAGGAGGGAGGGGGCATCCTCAGGTGGGTCCTGAGGCCGACTGGCCCCCATTCACACCCAGGCCTGCCACATGTCCCCTCCATACCCAAGGCCTTGCTCCCAAGGGCCCCATCGCGATCTGGGGGTAATTTTCTCAGCCCATCTCAGCCCATCTCAGCCCAAGGCCTCCTCCTGCCCCTTGAGGTTCTGACCTTCTCAAAGTACTTCATCTCGTAGTCCAGGATAACTCCGTTGGGCCGTTCTGGGGGTGCCCAGGATAGGGTCAGGCTGCTGCCTGAGCTGCTGTGCAGGCGTAGTGTAGGCACTTCAGACGGGGCTGGGAAGAGCAGAGGGCTCACCAGGGGCTCCCTGGACCCTGGCATCCTTCCCAAAGACCCACTTCCCATGGGACCCCCAGTAGTCCCTTAGCAGGCCCGAGGACACCTCAGCTCGATCCAGGGGAAGGtgacccaggccctgccctccagTGCCCCCTCCTCACCAGCCTGGTTTGTGGTGATATTCACAGCTGCATAGCGGGGCGGCAGAGGGCTCTTGCCCGAGACACCGTTGACCGCCTGCACCTCAAAGGTGTAGCGCGTGTGGGCCAGCAGATGGCTGATGTGGACCCGGCGCTCCGTCAGGCCCAGCTGCCGAGGCACAAACTCCACGTTGTCGTCACAGCGTGAGCAGACTGAGGCCCCTCCAGCCCCATGGCACTTCTTGCAGATGACATTGTACAGGAGGTCATCCCGGCCACCGAGGTCCCGGGGCTCACTCCACTCGAGGATCAGTGAGGTTTCATTCACGTTGGAGATCACACCTCGCGGTGGAGATGGCACGGCTGTGAGGAACATGGAGGGAGAAGGCAGTGAGCTGGGGTCTCTAGGACCATCCTTCTGCCCAGAGTTCCTGCACACTCCAACCTGCTTTCTACCTCCTTGCCTTGCCTCTACTTTGATAAGCAGAATAACTTTCCTACATTTCTTCACTAGGCAGACTCCTATCTATCCTTCAATACCCAACTTGTGATGTCACTTCCTCTTGGAAGTCTTCCTTGATTCGTCCTTGCCCTATACTCTGCATGTACATAAAACAATTCCTAGACAGCCTTCTAGCCCAGCTCTCAGTACATTATGCTAATTATCTGCTTTTACACCTATTTCTCCCACCAGGTTGCGAGCTCCTTTAGGACAATGACTATATTTTATTCACCGTCAATacccagcacaatgcctggcacaccaAAGGCCAGGGCAGAGAGGAAGTGGGGCACCAGGTCACCCTCAGGATGTGAGGCCCCCTCCATGGTTAGGGTAGGGCTGGGGAGAGGCACTTCTATACAGAGGGAGGGGCGATGGACTAGAAGGCCAACTGCTAAGCTCCTAGCCAGTCCCTACTCGTGGCTAGGAAGTGGTAGGTGCTTAGCAAGTGTTGGTGGAAGGGATGAGCTGGCTGACCTGGATTCTGGCTCGGGGCAGTCACCTCCCAGTTGTGCCATCTTAAGCACAACATctaacttccctgagcctcagctccTCCTCTGGAAAATGGGGCTATTCATAGTGACTGCTTAGGCTTCCCAGGTTGGCCCCCCAGAGGGAAGGCCTGCAGATGGGGAGAGAGGACGCGCATTCACTCACTGGTGCAGGCACTGTCCGCAGAGTCCGAGTCTGCGCGGTAGAAGTTATTGTGGCAGGTGCAGATGCTGGCAGCTGGGGAGGTGGTACGGCTGTTGGGGGGACAGGGGAGGCAGGGCCCCTCTCCCTGCTTCGCTTTGTAGCTCCCAGGGGGACAGGCTGTGGGGGAGAAGAGGATGGATGGggcttatctcccttcactgcaGACACCAGACCTCCACACCTCCGTGAGAACCTGGCTTCTCCCCAGCCTAGGTCTGGCCCCTCCACCTCCTAGACTGTGGGGGCAATGCTAGGATTGCCTAACTCCAGCTGCAGCTACAAAAGGCCCTATTGCCCCATGGAAACCCCATGTCAGCGGATTcctccccgcccctgccccccTCACCCCTACCCCGGGGCCTCATGGACGAAGACGTCAGCCCCATCACCTGGACAGCCTGGGCTTGTTGAGGCAGGGAAGACAGtgaaaggcagaggaagaggcgGGGATGGGGAAGAGACCCCCGGTGGGCTAGCAGCACCCGGCACTGTGGAGATGCCCCACCTCTCCCCGAGGCTCCAGAAAAATCATTCCTGAGGACCCTGAAGGACACCCTAGAACAGCCAGGAGGTGGGGCCTTCACAGGGAAGCTCTCGCCCCACCCACCAGGCGCAGGCAGCAGCTCCTGTCTGCCTTTGGGCAGGGATGGGGGCTGAGGACGGgttagaggaggagagaaagaaagcaggcaGGAAGGCTGGGGTCACCTGGAGTTCAGAGGCCTCAAGTGTTCACAAGGGGACTCACCCCAGAGCAAGCCCAGGGCCTGAGCATCCCTTCTCCCGGGTCTCCCCTCCTGCCATCTACCCTTGGCCCCCTGGACACAGGCTCTGTGGATTTATGGTGGCCATATCGTGTATTCTTCACACTGGAATTTGCAAGTCAAAGGAGGCACTAGTAATAACTGTGTTAGGAAAATGGGCACACACCAAGACCCTTCTAGACACTAAAGTGGGTCAACGCCTCTCCATATGACTGCCTCTGGAGGGGGACACCCACAGGGGAGAATGCCCAGCGCTAGGGATTGCCCTTTTCTGGGGTTTCATCTCCCCTCACGAAGGTGATATTCCACCCTAGCTCTTTTGAGccagtgggggagggggcagaggccAGGCCAGCCTGGTTGCTATGGGAACCAGCATGCATTTCCTGCCGGGGACCTGCAGAGTGTTAGCCCCTCTTCAGTCTGTCAGGCTCATCACCCCACCCCCTTTCTCCACTTAGGAAGAGGAAATCTCAGGACAGATTCCCATCGAGAAGTGGAGAGGGCCCAGGAAAGGCACTGTTCACCTTCACATAACAACACTGGGCCTCGCAGCCAGGTTCATGCTGCCAAGCCCCTCACACCTAGGGCTGCGGTAAGAGCCATCACCTACGCCTCAGAGCTGTATGGAGGCTGCAAGCCCCAAGGAAGAGAATCGGGCAGAGGGAGCGAAAGACAGGGCCCTCAGCGCGCCGTCCTGCATGGCAGAGCACAGGAGGAGGCTTCCATGTCAGCTTCCACATTCCCTAGCTACAAGGCCTGTGCACAGAGCCTCTccaagactcagtttccttattggcGAAATGGGGAGATGGCAGGAATCTACCTCACAAGGACTGATGAGGCTCAGTGAGAGACCCCCTAGGTGGACAGTTTTGATAATTGAGAAGCCTCGTACATAAGTCTTGGCAAGCCATCGGAGGCAGGCCTCCTGAACTCCTCATGTACAAAATGAGGGCAGAACAGCCCAGCTCTCATGGATCCCGGGGCTCTGGAGACTCATGGCCAACACTTAGCTGGTGGCTGTGCtcccatgtgccagacactgttctacgGGCAAAGCACTGCTCACGTAAGCCTCACTACAGCCCTATGAAGGAAACTTGATTATTGTCCTCATCTTGCACATGAGGAAACCGAGGTTCAaacagttaagtaacttgcccagggccaggcgtggtggctcacgcctgtaatcccagcactttgggaggctgaggcgggtggatcacttgaggtcaggagttcgagatcagcctgaccaacatggtgaaaccccgtctactaaaaatacaaaattagccgggcatggtggcacacagctgtaatcccagctactcaggagactgtggcaggagaattgcttgaacctgggaggtggaggttgcagcaagccgagatcgtgccactgcactccagcctgggcaataattgcaaaactccatctcaaaaaaaaagtaacttgcccaaggtcacgtcAGTGGTAAGTGACAGAGTCGGGACTCAACTTCAGAGACTGGGTCCCTAACCACTGTGCCATTTATATACTGCCACCCAAGGGGCAGAAGAGAGCCCAGGGTAAAAGGCCATGCACAAGGTACCCACAGCCCCCATGCCCTCAGTCCTGGGGCCGACCTACCACTTTCAGGGTGAAGTATACACTCAGGCCAGGACAAAGTGAGCATTTCTGCTGGCCTCCTAAGCCTCTGACTGGGTTCTCCAGGTGCCTGATTGCCAAGGATTCTGCAcgcttctcttcctctctcttcagtttcattttttctcttactATCCTTGTGTCTCTcctgattttctctctcttctccctccttgcACCACATTCTCTGCATCTGATCCCCACTcttccctttcctgcctccaCTGTGGACCTGCTCCCAGACCTCCTAGTCAGATAGCAAGCAGGGGCAGGGGTGCAGGGCAGTAGGTAGCTGTGGCCCAGGCCCTCCCCACAACCCTTTCCCCAGGACAGTCCCCACTCACGGCGGCACTGGGACTCCTTGGCAGCTGGCTCATGGCCGGTGGCACAGGTGCAGGCACCCACAGGCACCATCCACTCCCCATCGCCGTTGCAGTAGAGCTTGAGTGGCACCGACACCTCCACGGCGTTGGGGATGCAGGTGCCAGGAGCAATGACCAGCGAGGTGGGCTCCGCCCCAGTGAGGGTCTCGGGGAAGAGTGCGAAGCCTGCGGTGGTGGATGCACACTTCTTGTAGAAGGCACGCACGGAGATGAGCGACATGCAGGCGCCCTGGTCCTGGAAGGCCAGGTAGAAGCCAGCCTTGGAAAGTGGCCCAAAGCTGCGCACCTTGGTGTTGACGCGTCCGGCGTCCAGCCGTGAGAAGCTCTCATCTGGTGCGATGGTGTCCACTTTCACGTAGGGGTTCTCCATCCAGAagggggaggaggctgaggccacatCGCTGTCAGCCTCGTAGTAGAAGAGGTTGAAGGTCTCCTTGCAGGAGCCAGGGATGTTGGGGATGCTGTTGCAGTCACGCACAGTGAACTTGAGCTCCACGTAGACCCGCTGCACGTCCCGCCGCCAGATGAACCCTGTGCGAAGCCAGTTGTTCTGGCTTGACTCGTGTACATTACACACCTGGTATGTGCGGATGGGATTCATGGCCTCATCGTAGCCACTCACCTCTTCCCACTGTGCATGGACCAATGAAAAAAACAGAGTGAACGCCTGCATTTGCCAAGTGCTTCCCTCATGCCCAGATCTGCTCTATGTACCTCACGGGGATGCTTCTATGGTGTAGCGGCTGAGGATACAGGCTAtatgggttcaaattccagctctctGCTTGCTGTGTGATTATggataagtcacttaacctccatgtgcctcagttttcccatctgtaacaTGGGGATCATAATGATGTGTAAGGAATAATGACTTTAACTGAATAAAGCATTTAGGACAGGACTAGCAACTTGTTAAGTACTGTGGGAACATCAGCTATATCTGCTATCTTTAtacctcagtttcatcatctgtaaaatggggctgatTAGAACTAAACAAGGCTGTGAGGAATTAAATCAGGCTAATAAATGTAATGGGCTTGTAACAGTGCAAGCACTTCTGGGATACTGGCTGTCACTATTAACATcgcatttaatcttcacagcaactcCATGAGGAGCCGCATCTGTTGTCCCGATGTTTAGAGATGACGAGGCCAAGGCCCACAGAAGGGagttttgcccaaggtcacacagtcaggCATGATGACTGCAGGGCCTGTGGTGCCATCGTACTCCAGGGTTCTAGGGCTTCAAGCAGCCATGAAGGCCATCTAGGGAGATTAATTAGAATATTTGAGAGAGGTCCGGACTGCAGGAATTCAACAGTCAAGAAGTGGCCACCCAGAGGGGTAAAcggccttgcccaaggtcacacagcaagttaaaGATCTGGAACTAAGGTTTCCAAGCCAGTGCTCTCTCCAGGGAcccagggaggagggagatggtAGGGATGGACATGCAGAGGGCTGTCTggagcagagggagagggagtgggagCTGGGGGTCACAGGCAGGCAGAGTAGGAAGAGATAGAAAACACCCACAGAGAAGGATCATGAGGTGCTTCAGAGGGTGACAAGTGAGGACGATGGGGATAGCACAGGAAGTGAGGGTGACAGCAGAGGGCAGAGGCAGCCCTCCTCCAGGCCCTGGTGAGGTGAGGGGGCACGCAGGCTGGAAGTGGGGGGAGGCCTAATGGCAAACAACACTCAGAGAATGATGGGAAAGTCTCACCCCACTTTCTGGATGAGATGTCCACGCCAACTCAGATGTCACCCATTTTGTGTCCATGAGGGTCTCTGGAGGAACAACGGAGTAAAAGGTCAGGGACTAATCTCAGggtgaggagaaagaagagatcaCAGCTGGGTgatgtagctcacgcctgtaatcccagcactttgggagaccgaggcaggcggatcacttgagattaggagttcgagatcagcctgaccaacatggtgaaaccccgtctctactaaaaatacaaaattagccaggtgtggtggcacacacctgtaatctcagctactcgggaggctgaggcaggagaattgcttgaacccgaggggcggaggttgcagcgagcagagattgcactgctgcactccaacctgggcaacaaaagcgaaactttgtctagaaaaaaaaaacaaaaaaaaaaagaaaaggaaagaaagaagagatggcTCAGGAAAGGattcccaccaggctccacttTCCACAAGTCCTGAAAGCTCCCAGTTTCCCTATCCTAGAGGAGACCCTGCGGCCATCCCCAGAGATGTCACAGCCCCAGAGATGTCCCCTTGGGCAGGCTAGGGGTGGGTGCCCTGACCCCAGGCCTGGGTTAATGAGGCAGGAGCAGAGGCCCGTCCACACACCTACAGGCTCTGCTAATCTCCACACAAAGGGGCCGGCAGGGCCTTTATCCTGGAACAAAGGGCTGTGTGCTTCAGACCCTGGCCCTGGCCTCCCCTGACTCCATTCCCAGCACAAAGGCCCAGCCCCACACTAAGGcccaggggaaggggagggcagtGAAAGGCCAGAGCCAGCTCCCACCCAGCACCTACAGGTGATGGGGCAGGGATGCGCTTTGAGGGTGGAGAGGGGACGCTTTGAGGGTGGAGAGGGGACGACCAAAGGCCCAAACCAGCTCTTAGTTCAATTTTTCTTGCAATCCTTGCACGAAGGTACTGTTGGTGTATCCTTTTTACAGAAGAGAACACTGATGCccagacaaagaaaatatactgCCTAAGGTAAAGTTGCTAGGACTTGGGGTGAGGGGACAAGAGTGGCTCAGATTCAGGTGTATCTGACTCTATAATTAATCCCTTGCACTCTGACTGCAATATGCCCCTCTGTAAGGGGGGGATGAAAGAAAGTCTAGAAAACTGCCTATTATTTAAGTCCCAACAGAGCtgttgcctcctccaggaagccttccgtGAACCTCCAAGTCAGGGTAAGATGCCTTCCTTTGTGCATCAAGGGCCAGTGGCTCTGTCACAGTACCCGGCCTGTGTTCTGAGCTGGTTTCTTGCCTGTTTCACTTTGTTTGGTCATAGCAGGGGCCCATTAAAGTTTCTTGCTCTCTTAGGAACCTGGTTCTGGGCTCTGGCTGGATGTCACTACTCTCTGAAAGACAGTGTGACCCCCAGATTAGACCTGgggcaggaaaggaaggaaagaggtgCCAACTCCTTTCCCGTGGCCTGGAAGACAGTGCAGCCAGCTCTGAAGCTGGAATGGGGCAGGGTTGCCCCAGGACCTCTGGAGGCCTCTACATCACCCCCTCGGTGTGCCCAGGTGGGGAAAGACCCAAACCCCACGGCCACAGGCTTGCAGTCTTCAGTGGTTTCCTGAGGCTGGGTCTGAGTCGAGGCCGGCGGAGGACCCCGAGGGTGGACAAGGCAGCTGTGACCCCAGCCTCCGATGTCAGGCAAAGGGGCAGCAGGTAGCAGCCATTCATTGCAGGGAGGGAGGCTCCTCCTGCTGCCGCAGCCGCTGGTCCCCTGAGGGCCCGGGTGCAAGGGGAGTGATCCTGGCCTCTGgcggacagacagacagacacagacattTGGCCGGGGGGTACTCGAGGGAAGCCGAGATACTCAAAAGCCGGGGCCCAGAGACCGGCGGGGAGGGAGGCGGGAGGGGTAGCGACTCCGGCAGGCGGGCGGTGGGCGGCACGGAGCCGGAGGGATGTGCGGAGCCGGCTGGCGGGGATCAGACAGCCGGGATGGCCGGCGGCTGACTACAAAGACAGGGAGATGGAGAGACGCGGAGGCccgaggagacagagacagagacagagggaggttGCCAGGCGGCCTTGTCTCCAGCCGGCGGCCCGAGTGTCCGTCCTGGGAGCCCTCCCAGCGAGAGCGCCCTGCCCCAGCAGCCAGTCCTCCCGCCGGTCCGCCCGCCGCTGCCCGTCCGAGCAGGCCGGGGCTCCCGCCGCTCCCTCGCGCCGCCTCCCTCCTCCcgctccctcacttccttctgcTCAGCCTGTGCCAGACCCATCTGGAACTGTTTAAACCCAAATATTCAGCCCCCTCCCCCTCCAGCCAGATTCCTCCACAGTTTAAAACAAGCCCTGCGCTGGCTCCGGGAGGAGGGAGCGGAGGGAGGGGACGGCGGAGAGGCGGCggcgggaaggagggagggagagaaagagcgAGGGAGGCAAGGAGGCTCttcatttctgtttaatttttggggagcgagagagggagggaggggatcgGCCCCTGGCCATCGCTCAGCCTTGGCCATCGCTCAATCTCGCCACATTTTTCCCATTAATGAAGAGAGGACTTGAGTTTCGAGTCATGTGTGCCTGAAGAAGGGCTCCGGTCACTCCGGTGGGGAGGGGGCCGCGTGCTCTCGGTTTCCCCGCTTCTcggagggggagaggaggagcCTGCTCCCTTCAGCCTGCGCGGGCACAGGAGACAGGGCAAGGCCCTCCTCAGCCCTGAGGTGCCCGTCCCCGCCTTCGGCAGTAGGTGAGGGGGGTGTGTGGGGGGTCATAGAACCCATCCGTCCGTGGTATTGGGAGGAAGAGACCCAACCCACCTTTTCtgtgctgtgtgtgcatgtgtgtgcacgtgtgtgtacgtgtgttgTACATACACACGTTGGGACGGGGGTATGAGGGGCAGCAGGTAAAGACAAAAGAGGAGTGAGTGAGCAAGCTCCCAGCTCCCCCAGGTGCCTGCTGCACCCCATCCCTCGCTGCCCCCACCATGTATCtgcagaaggcagaggggagaAGACGCTGGCCACCCTAGACACTGGGCTCTGTCGGGCAGGAAACAACAACTGCCCCGCAAAGTCACCAGGGAGGTAGGCACCAGGCCCAGGGTCTTTCCAGGACTGGAGCTTTGATGCTCAGGAGCAAAGCAACACCTCTTTCAGGTTTCCACAGGGCCATGGAGAGCAGCCACGTGGCAGCAGCTGTGTGGCCCCCGCccatgcacaaacacacagatGCACTCACAGCATCCAGTCGTCGGGGGCTGGGCTCACTCCCCACCACTGGGGCTAAAGAGCGACAAGTCAACACATATGGTGGACAAAAACACACAAAGCCACAGCCgcccacaaacacacacccagCTTCACACAGAGCCACGGTCTGTCTTTCTCAGACACACGGATGCATATGGTACAAACAGATTAGTCTTCCTTAGACATTTATATACAGGAATCTTTCTTACACAGAGATCTGGCTTGCCTTAGGCAGACCCACGCTTCCAGCCTGCCTATGTGCAGATTTCCTGAAACATATGCACACACCGAGAGCATGCACACCCAACCCTACAGTATGTTCTCCTTACACACGCAATTGCACATGCTATCACCAGCTGCAAGTCATACAGTCTTCAGTGTAAAGTGCAAACACAAACACCAGTTTCCCTGTATAGACTTGGTGACATGCTCTTACTCAGTCACACAAACTACAATCAGCTGCAAAGTCACAGATGCCCAATGACACTGGAACATGCCACAGTCCCTGCAAAAGAGCATCCTGACATGGTGTAAGTATCAATACCTAGATTTGTGTAAAGCCTCAGAGGTGCATCCTCCATGCACCCGCAACACACACACCCTATAAGCATGGTTCTCTTTACGGGATGTCTTCCAGTGGGGTAGAGGAAGAGTTACTGGGAGAGGGCAGTACCCCTCATCCTGCCCCAACACTCTGGTGCCTCTCGCTCAGGCAGGGCAGCCACATGGGCCACTCTTGCAAGGGAAGCAGAGGTGCTGGGGCAGCCTTAGCCAGAGGTGTAGGGAAAGAGCCCCAGCCCTGCTTCCTGTTGTCCTGGCTTGGGCAGGAGCTGTCAGTCAGGTCACgaggctggggtggggcaggggtatGAAGATGATTCTGGGTGTGGCTGGGTGCGGCCTCCCCAGGTATAGCCCCTGCCCAAGTAACAAGCCACTTCCCTGCCAGCACAATGGCACCGTCTCAAGGGCCCCTGAGCCCTTGGTAGAGGGTAGCACCCTGAAGAGATTTGGCTTCAAAAGCTCTGGGCAAGGCTCTTC contains the following coding sequences:
- the EPHB3 gene encoding ephrin type-B receptor 3; translated protein: MDTKWVTSELAWTSHPESGWEEVSGYDEAMNPIRTYQVCNVHESSQNNWLRTGFIWRRDVQRVYVELKFTVRDCNSIPNIPGSCKETFNLFYYEADSDVASASSPFWMENPYVKVDTIAPDESFSRLDAGRVNTKVRSFGPLSKAGFYLAFQDQGACMSLISVRAFYKKCASTTAGFALFPETLTGAEPTSLVIAPGTCIPNAVEVSVPLKLYCNGDGEWMVPVGACTCATGHEPAAKESQCRPCPPGSYKAKQGEGPCLPCPPNSRTTSPAASICTCHNNFYRADSDSADSACTTVPSPPRGVISNVNETSLILEWSEPRDLGGRDDLLYNVICKKCHGAGGASVCSRCDDNVEFVPRQLGLTERRVHISHLLAHTRYTFEVQAVNGVSGKSPLPPRYAAVNITTNQAAPSEVPTLRLHSSSGSSLTLSWAPPERPNGVILDYEMKYFEKSEGIASTVTSQMNSVQLDGLRPDARYVVQVRARTVAGYGQYSRPAEFETTSERGSGAQQLQEQLPLIVGSATAGLVFVVAVVVIAIVCLRKQRHGSDSEYTEKLQQYIAPGMKVYIDPFTYEDPNEAVREFAKEIDVSCVKIEEVIGAGEFGEVCRGRLKQPGRREVFVAIKTLKVGYTERQRRDFLSEASIMGQFDHPNIIRLEGVVTKSRPVMILTEFMENCALDSFLRLNDGQFTVIQLVGMLRGIAAGMKYLSEMNYVHRDLAARNILVNSNLVCKVSDFGLSRFLEDDPSDPTYTSSLGGKIPIRWTAPEAIAYRKFTSASDVWSYGIVMWEVMSYGERPYWDMSNQDVINAVEQDYRLPPPMDCPTALHQLMLDCWVRDRNLRPKFSQIVNTLDKLIRNAASLKVIASAQSGMSQPLLDRTVPDYTTFTTVGDWLDAIKMGRYKESFVSAGFASFDLVAQMTAEDLLRIGVTLAGHQKKILSSIQDMRLQMNQTLPVQV